The genome window TTAGAAAAAGTCTTTAATAGAGAAGATTTAGCAAAACTTGAAAAACAATTAAAGGAAATTCAAAAGACCAATCGTTTTCAGTTATTTATAATTTCTACGGATGATTATTTTCCAAATGAAAATATAACAGATTATTCATTTTCAATCCTTAATAACAATAGTTCTGATCGATTTCAAAAGGGAAATATGATAATTGTGTTTAATTTAAAATCAAGAGAAGTTAGAATTTCGACGAATGATATTGCTCGAAATATAATTTCTGACGATTTTTCTCAAAAGCTAATTGATGAGGTAGTTGTTCCAAACTTTAGTGAGGAAAAGTATTTTAAAGGAATCAATGAAGCTATTGTAAAAATTAATGAAAAAATAGTTGTAGAAGATTAAATAATTTAAACAGAGGTTAATAAAATGAAAGTACATTTTTCATTCCTTGAAGTTTTATATCTTGCTCAAGTCATTTGTTGTTTTTTATTTATTAAATACACAGATGGATTAGGCTATATGCAAGGAAATGATTTTTATTATACTTCCCAATTACAATCTTCTGGAGGTGAAGATGAAGTTTCAATTTATAGTTTAGGATTGATAACAATACTATTTTTATTCATTAGCATTCTTTCAAAAAGGAAATATAGAGTATTATCATTTTATTTGTTGTTTGCTTATTTTTCGCTTTTTTAATTCAAATGGGAGAAATAGATTCAACAATATTAAATGGAAACTTTGTTCTCTTGATAATTGTAGTAATAAACCTTTTATTGACTTTTTATTTTTGGGTAATTCTTTTTAAGAAGATTAAAAACTATTTGAATCAAGAAGTTTAAAACTTAATCTAAAAACTTCGCTTTCAATTCTGGAGAGGGAAGCCAACAACTTTCTTGTTTTCCAAACCAACGATAACGATTTTTCGCAATAAAACTATAAACCACATCGCGCAAAGGCTTTGGAACAATCATAAAAATAGTCAACCACGAAGTTATTCCGTCCAAATATTTAGCAATTTTTAGCGCAGCAGATGATTTGGTATAAAATTTATCATCTTCAATAAAAACGATAGAATCAAATTGAGCGGCATCCAAATTATTTTCTTTCAAAAAATTTTGTCCAAAATCAGATTGTAATGAAGCAAACTGAAATTGATTTTTATTGTCATGTTCAATCACAAACTGAACAGATTGATTGCATAAATTGCAAATTCCATCAAACAAAATAATTTTCCTCGTTTTCATACAATAAATATACGCTAAAAGTAGCTAAACTCTAAAGGTTATTTTTAAATTAGCCAAAATTAACAATCAATCATGTTTAGCGAATATTTATTCCGAAAAGTTGATAATTCTCCACTTGTAATTTTCCGAATAATCTTTGGTTTATTAATTGTTGCAGAATGTTGGGGAGCCATTTTTACAGGTTGGGTACAAACAAATTTTGTTGAACCGCACATTACATTTTCGTTCATCGGATTCGAATGGACCAATGTTTTCTTGGGACAAAATATGATTTATTTGTATGTACTCATGGGAGTTTTAGGCTGGTTTATCGTATTTGGTTTTGCTTACCGATTTTCTATTATCGTATTTTCGATTTTATGGTCGTTGACGTATTTCATGCAAAAAACAAGCTACAACAACCATTATTATCTGTTTATGCTAGTTTCGTGGATGATGACAATAATTCCTGCACATCATTTCTTTTCGATTGATAGTTTGATTTTCCCGAAAATAAAACGTCTAACCATGCGCAATTGGGTACCAACTTTATTCATTATTCAGTTGTTGATAGTATACACTTTTGCCGCTTTTGCGAAGATTTATCCAGATTGGTTTAACGGTGTTTTTTTACAAATGAAATTCCATGAATATGGCGATTTATTGACGACAAAATATAATCTTGTTGGTTTAGGAAAAGTTGTAAGTAGTTTAGAGTTTGCACAAGTGTTTGCTTGGGGTGGTTTCTTTTTTGATTTATTGATTATTCCTGCAATGTTGATGAATAGAACGCGCGGAATTGCTTTTAAATGTGCTGTAGCCTTTCATATTTTCAATTCAGCAGTTTTCGGGATTGGGATATTTCCTTTCTTTGCTTTGGCAATGTTAATTTTCTTTTATGATCCCGTTAAGATTCAGGAAGTTGTTTTTCCTAAAAAATCATTTATGATGGATCGTTCAGATGATGATAATTTATTGACAACTCGTCGTGTCATGTTCTCTTATTTGATGTTTTTCTACGTAGTTTGGCAAATATATTTACCTGTTCGCCATTACTTTATTCCCGGAAATGTTTTTTGGACAGAGGAAGGTCATCGCATGGCTTGGCGAATGATGTTGCGTAATAAAGCGGGTGAAGTTGTGGTATATGTTTCGAAACCAGATCCACAGAAAAAAGGTAAATTCTTGAAACGCGAGAAAGTAGATTTGACTAAATATCTAACCTTTAAACAAATGTCAAAAATGGCGGTTAGCCCAGATATGATGTGGCAATTTGCACGTTATGTAAAATATGATTATGCGAAAAATGGTGTGAAAGATGTCAAAGTTTTTGTGGATGCAAAAGTTTCTGTCAATGGTAGCGATTATTATCAATTTACAAATCCAAATTACAATTTAGCTTATACAACTTGGAGTTATTTTGGTCATCAAAAATGGATTCAGCCAACACCAAAAGAGTTGAATTTATCTTATTTTGAATAAATTTATGTAACTTTATAGGACAACAATCAAAGAAATACAATTATGAAATATACATTATTCGCAATAGCTTTTTCGGTTTTATTATTTTCTTGTGGTAATAAGGAAGATAATGGAGTAAGTGCTTACAAAGGTTTGGATAAGCAAAAGCAAGAACAAAAAGATTTGGATAGTATTGGGAAGGAAGCGCAACAAACGTTTGATGATTTCAAATTGGCGTTGTCGATGAAAGATACAACGACAACTAATTTTATTGTCAAACAAATGTATGATATTCCGAATGCGACACAAAAAGAGCATATTTGGATTCGTGATGTATATTCGGACAACGATCAATTAAAAGGAATTGTGGACAACGTTCCACAATACACAAAATTGGTTAAACACAATGATACAATTGTGATAGATCCAACTAAATTATCAGATTGGATGTATTATAAAGGTGATAAAATGATTGGTGGATTTACAATAAAATATATGCGTAGTAAAATGACTGATGCGCAGAAAAAAGAGTTTGATAAACAATATAAAGTAAAATTTGAGGATTAATTTCTGCTCAGAAAATAATAAAATCAAAAAGGCAATCTTTCGTTAGATTGCCTTTTAATTTTGAAATTATTTTTTTGTTGGATCAAAACCATAAACATAATTATTGAGAAGTCCGTTTGAACTTTCTAATTCAACTATATCCATTAATTCTTCGATATAATTTGCAACTCTTGTTCGATTTTCTGTGTCTAAATCATATTTTTCAATCGTTTTTAAACTACTTTCAATTGCTTTAAGATAAAAATCGCTACTGGGATTTTTACTACTTTGAATAGATTCGAATGTTTTAGCAAGCTTATTTATTTCTTTTGTCAAATTAGATTGAATGTTTTTATCCTCTAACCCAGGATAAAACAGAGATTCATCTTTATTAAACTTATCTTTTTGAGTAAATTCTGTAAACATTTTTTGAGAATCTTTGTTAATCGTTTTCTCTTGAGCACAAGAAAAAATACTTAAATTAAATAGTACAAAATATAGAATTGAAATTGTCTTCATATTATTTTCCTTAATCAATCAAAGACAATTGAATTTTACGTTTTTCTGTGTCAATTCCAATTACGGTTACTTCAATTTGTTGACTCAAATGTACTTTTGAATTCACATCTGAAATAAATTCATTCGAAATTTTAGAAATATGAATCAAACCATTTTCTTTAATTCCTATATCTACAAAACAACCAAAATTGGTAATATTGTTGATAATTCCAGGAACTTTCATTCCCAATTGCAAATCTTCGAATTTCTTTAATCGTTGATCAAAACTAAAAACTTTGGCTGTAGAACGTGGATCTAAACCAGGTTTCTCGAGTTCCTTTTTAATATCTTCTAAAGTTGGTAAACCTACTTTTTCGGTAATATATTTAGTTAAATCAAGTTGATTAATCAATTCTTTATTCTGAATTAAATCTTTCAAATCGACTTTCAAATCTTTTGCCATTTTCTCTACAAGAGCATACGATTCTGGATGAACAGCAGAATTATCTAACGGATTTTTTGCATTCGGAATTCGTAAAAAAGCAGAAGCTTGCAAGAATGCTTTTTCGCCCAAACGAGGAACTTTTAGTAACTCTTTTCTCGAATTAAATGCACCATTTTCGCTTCGATATTCTACAATATTTTCAGCTATTTTTTCGCCAATTCCAGCGACATAATTTAGCAAATGTTTACTTGCCGTGTTCAGATTTACACCAACTTTGTTCACACAGAAAGAAACAACATCATCCAACTCATTTTTCAATAAAGTTTGATCGACATCATGTTGATACTGACCAACTCCAATCGATTTTGGCTCTATTTTTACCAATTCTGCCAAAGGGTCTTGTAAACGACGACCTATATAAACAGCACCGCGAACGGTAACATCTTTATCTGGAAATTCGTCGCGGGCAATTTTAGAAGCCGAATAAACCGAAGCACCAGCTTCATTCACAACAAAAACTTTTAGTGGACGATCAAATGCAATGTTCTGTACCAAATTTTCTGTCTCGCGAGAAGCCGTTCCATTTCCTATTGAAATTGCATCAACATTATAAGCATTGACAAGTGATTTTAGTTTTTTGATAGCTTGCGTTTTTTCATTTTGTGGCGCATGTGGATAGATGTTTTCGTTGTGCAACAAATCACCTTGTTCATCTAACACTACAACTTTACATCCCGATTTGTAACCTGGATCTATTGCCAAAATTCTTTTTTCTCCCAAAGGTGGTGCTAAAAGCAATTGATTTAAGTTTTTCGAAAAAACATTGATTGACATTTCATCTGCTTTTTGTTTTGCCTCTTTCAACACTTCATTTGAGATTGAAGGAGCTAAAAGTCGTTTGTACGCATCTTTTATCGCTTCTTCAATAACCCAAGAAACTTCTGGTTGAATAGATTTGATCAATGTATACTCCAAAAATTTGAAAGCTTCTTTTTTATCAATTGATACATTTACTTTCAAGAAATTTTCATTTTCCCCACGTAAAATAGCTAATAATCGATGTGAAGCAATTTTTTTCAATGGCTCCTCATATTCAAAATAGTTTGAATATTTAGCCGAATCTTCATCGTCTATTTTAGATTTGACCAATTTACTTTCAATCAATGCAGATTTTTTGAAAATATCTCGTAATCGATGACGCACATACTCATTTTCATTGATCCATTCCGCAATAATATCTTGCACACCTGCAAAAGCATCTTCGATACTTGTTACATCTTCATTCAGATATTTTTTTGCTAAATCATCTAAATCAGGAATATTATTTTGTTTCATGATGATTTTCGCCAAAGGCTCTAAACCTTTTTCTTTCGCAATGGTCGCACGTGTTTTTTTCTTCTTTTTATAAGGAAGATATAAATCCTCTAATTGAACCAAATCAAAACTTTTCTGAATACGTTGTTGTAATTCATTATTCAATTGATTTTGTTCTTCTAATGTTTTTAAAATAAATTCTTTTCGAGAAACAATTTCATTGAATTGATTTTGCAGTTTTTTTATAGCAGAAATTTGAACCTCATCAAGATTTCCAGTGACCTCTTTTCTATATCTTGCAATAAAGGGTATGGTGTTATCCTCATTCAAACAATTTACTGTATTGTTGATTGATTTTTCTGAAATAGAATTAAGATGTTGATGAATGTATTGAATCAAATTCATGTTAAAAGTTTGGTCTTGCAAATTACTATTTTTCACAAACATAAAAAATAGCATGTTTTATTTATATAGGTCGTATTTAATAGAGTGCTTTTTTTATATAATAATCTAATATTTAGAGTTTTTAATATCAGTCTTATTTTAAATAAAAAAGAATAATAAAAATTTTCTAAAAAGTTTTGGTGTTTATTAAATTATTTCTAAATTTGACCTTAGGTAGTAGAGAGTAAGATTGATTTTTTTTAATGTTAAATTTATACTTACTAGTGTAAGTTTTTTTAAAAATCAATTGGGTTTAAGCTGAGGAGCTTAAACCCGTTTTTTTTTATACAACTTTCTTATCTTTGAGCAAATATATCTACAAAATGGCTCGTATAAAATTAGATTTTTCAGACAAATTTTTATTTTCAACAATAATACCAGTACGCATAACTGATCTCAATTATGGAAATCATTTGGCAAACGATAAAGTATTGTCCATTATACATGAATCGCGAATTCAGTTTTTTCAACATTATGGCTATTCGGAATTAGATTTTGGAGGTGTAAGTGTGATTATGGGTGATGTTGCGATTGAGTATAAAAATCAAGCTTTTTATGGTGATGAATTGTTGATTGAGATTGGTGTGCAAGATTTTTCGCGTGTTAGTTTTGATGTAATCTATAAAATTTCTACAAAAGATAAATTAATTGCAAAAGCGAAAACAGGAATTGTGACCTTCGATTATAAGCAAAATAAAGTGGTTGAGGTTCCTCAAAAGATAAAAGATCTTTTTGAAGTTGTATAATCTTATAAATTAATTACGCTAATCATTTAAGTCTTTGTAAATTTGCACCGAGTTATGAAGATTTTACCATATAAAAATTTATTTGTCGGAATTACCGACACATTGCAACAAATTTTCTTCGAAGGAAAATATGCAGATAAAGAAGTTGAGCGAACATTGAAATCGAATAAGCAATGGGGAGCGCGCGATCGTGCTTTTATTGCCGAAACGGTTTACGATTTAGTTCGTTGGAAACGTTTGGTTGAAGGGGCAATGAGCCGTCCGCTTTCTCCTGATACAATTTGGGAGTTTGTTGGAACTTGGTTTGCTTTAGATCCAGAGCAAACGTTACCAAAATGGGAAGAATTTCAAAAAATCTATCCAAAAGAAGTCTTGAAAAGACATCACAATTCGTCTAAAAATATTGCGGTTGCAGAATCGTATCCAGATTGGATGTTCGAGTTAGGAGAGAAGTCGTTGGGAAATCGTTGGTTAGATGAAGTGCATGCAATGAACTCGCAAGCACCAACAGTTTTACGTGTGAATTCCTTGAAAACAGACCGTAAAACATTACAAAAAGCGTTGAAGGAGCGTAGAATAAAAACGAAAGTTTTATCGAAATATCAAGATGCTTTAGAGCTTGAAGAGAAAACAAATATTTTCCGTACAGATGAATTTCAGAATGGTTGGTTTGAAGTTCAAGACGCAGGATCGCAATTGATTGCGCCTTATTTACGTGTTCAGCCAGGAATGCGTGTGGTAGATGCTTGTGCTGGTGCCGGAGGAAAAACATTGCATTTAGCTGCTTTGATGGAAAACAAAGGGCAAATTATTGCAATGGATTTGTACGATTGGAAATTGAAAGAATTGAAACGTCGTGCAAAACGTAACAATGTTCAGAATGTACAAACAAAGGTGATTGAAGCAAAAACAATCAAGCGTATGGAGAATTCTGCTGATCGCTTATTGATTGATGCACCTTGTTCTGGAATGGGAGTTTTGAAACGTAATCCTGATGCAAAATGGAAATTAAGACCAGAATTTATTGACGAAATTTTAGCAACGCAAGAAAAAATCTTAGCTGATTATTCTAAAATTATTAAAGTTGGTGGAATGATGGTTTATGCAACTTGTTCTATTTTACCACAAGAAAATGAGCAACAAGTAGAAAAATTCTTGAAAAATCATCCAAATTATAAAATGGTTTCAGATAAAATGCATTATCCATCTCAAACTAATTATGATGGATTTTACATGGCTTTGATCGAAAGAATTTCGTAAGCTAATAATTATATAAGATACAAAACCTCGAATTTATTCGAGGTTTTTTGTTTTATATAAATATGAATGAAATCCAAGTATGATTAATAACTCATCATTTATAATTACTAATTAATCCTAAACCTCACTCGTCTATTCTCAAAATTTTTCCAATCAATACAATTTGAGGCAGGATTACATTCTTTGTGTTTCAAGTCTGAAAAACCTTTAGAAGAAATTGAAAATCGATTTTTATTCAAGCCTTTTTCTACCAAATAATTCAAAACCGCATTTGCTCTTCGTTGTGATAAATCGAAATTGTAAGATTCAGTTCCAACTGCGTCTGTGTGACCTTCGATGATAAAATGATGTGATGGATTTCGTTTCATAATTGCAACAACTTCATTCAATTTTGGATAATCAATCGCTCTGATTTCAGCTTTATCAAAATCAAATTCGACTGTTTCCATTAAATAATTGGAATAATCTTGAACATAATTTCCAATCTTTTTATCACTCAAATTACTTTCAGGACAACCATTTCCAAAACGATTTCCTTTTATATAAGGACATTCGTCTTCGATATCCATCACGCCATCTCCATCTGTATCATAATCATTGTTGTAATTTTCTACATTTCCTTCTTGAATCAATAAATTATAAGGTGTTGAGATGTTAAATTCAGTTCCAATTTTCTCAATTTCTTTTCGATATCGTCCATCTTTTTTGCACATTTCACCGCAACGTTCTTCATCTTTTAAGAGATAATCGATCTTTTGTTTTGCCCAATAAAACTTAATTGCTTCTGTAAATTCACTTGTATTTGGTTGTTTAATCTCAAAGTTTTGAGTGAAATTTTGGTCGGATTGATTGCCAATAATTTCGATTTTTTTTGGATAACGACGATTACAATCGCGCGAAACAAAATTGACCGAATTTTGAGCTAAATACGTATTGAAATTCTTCGGAAACGTTTCGTTGAGGTTGATTTGGGATGATTGAACTTTTAGGTGATAAATAGAAGAATTCAAAACAGCTTGCTGAAATTGAGCTGTTTTTTGATTCAATTCTTTTGGATCATTGACTGTAATCGGAAGCGTTCCTGTCGCTAAGCTAATAAAATTCATCGCTTGATAATCCAATTCTTTTCCAATTCCTAAAGTTATAAATTGTGTGTCTTTTGCATAATTTCGAAGTGAATTGTAAACAGTTTCATTCAAATTCATCGCTCCATCCGATATAATTGCGATGATTCTTTTATAGTTTTTATCAAAAGGATTTTTCTGAATTTGCTCTATTGCTTCATCCAGTAATTTTTCGCCAATTCCATTCAAGGAATTAATTTTTTTTAAAGCTAAATTGATGTTTTCTTTGGTTGAAAATTGAGATTCTTTAAAAACTAATTCATTTTTTGTCGAATAAATCAGCACATTAAATTTATCTGTTTCGTTCAAATTTGGAAGAAGTTGATTCATAAATTTTTTGGTGGTTTCAATTGGTTGATTCATCATTGATCCAGAAGCATCTAAAACAAACAAAAATTCTCGAGGGGCATTAAAATTTGAATTACTTTTCCCAGGATTTATTGTTCCTAAAATATAATCGCAACCATTTTCAGTAAATGTTTCAATTCCAGTTTGTAGCTCATTTTTTGTATAAGCATATTGAAGAGTTGGAATCTTTTTATCCGAATTTTTTGAAACATAATTTCGATCATTTTCCTTTGAAAACTTTAAATCAGAAACAATTTTTGAAATTGGAAAATTTCCAGAAAGATGAATGTTTGAATTTATGTTTTTCGGAAAACCATTCAATTGATTGTTCCAACGATGAATTTGCGTAAAAGATTCTGTTCGTTTAACGATAAATTCTGGAAACGAAACTTGATAATTCAAACTATTTTCTTCAACAATTTTCGAAACTTTTAGCTGAATTTTAATTATTGCATTCGCAGGAATTTTTCCTAAATCTAATTGTAAAACTTGATTGTTTTGTTGATTTTTAAAAATAGTTGAAGCGTCAATATTTTTCAACTCTTTTCGAATATCTACAATTGATTTGGATTGAATTTCAAAAATTTTATCATTTACAAAAGCTTTTAATTCGTATACATTTTGAGAAGCTTGATAAGGGTAAATAAATTTAGCCGAAATATTTTCCGAAGAATTGTTCTGAAAAGTAAAAATATGACTCAAATTTCCCAATAAATGATTAAAACTGTAGTTGTTTTCGAGAGAAATTGCTTCTATTTTTTCAAAATCTTCCTCATTTTTAAGTTCCAAATACGGAAAAATTTGCTGTGCACAACAAAATGTATTCAGTAGAATAAAAAAGATGGGAAAAAATAGATTTTTTGCGTTCAACGAATCAATTTTAAAAATTCAATGTAAAGATAATGAAAGAATTGATGTGTTTTCTATCATCAGTTATTGTAAAGTTTAATGTATATTTAATAAATTATCAAATCAGAAATAATTATTCAATCATATCTAAAAAAGATTGGTTTAATAATTGCATCGTTCAGATTTAACAAAAAAGTTAAGTAAATTTGCACTTTATTTTACATAAAAGATGAATTTTAATTTCACAGAAGTTGAAAGAGTAGAAAGTATTTCTGCAAAAGATTTTCAGAAATATTACGTTAAACCTCAAAAACCAGTTGTAGTAGAGCGAATTACAGAGGATTGGCCTGCGTACGAAAAGTGGAATTTTGAGTATATAAAACAAGTTGCTGGCGACAAGGTTGTCCCTTTATATAATAAT of Empedobacter falsenii contains these proteins:
- a CDS encoding TPM domain-containing protein; the protein is MIRKILLSVLLFTNITFSYAQDYGQISKEICKSITKDQSLSGKIKFLDFRDFIKTDADKFLISDVNVFQFNLQKSLIKNCTEFSFIENYSLVPFSNIVDLEKVFNREDLAKLEKQLKEIQKTNRFQLFIISTDDYFPNENITDYSFSILNNNSSDRFQKGNMIIVFNLKSREVRISTNDIARNIISDDFSQKLIDEVVVPNFSEEKYFKGINEAIVKINEKIVVED
- a CDS encoding thiol-disulfide oxidoreductase DCC family protein — protein: MKTRKIILFDGICNLCNQSVQFVIEHDNKNQFQFASLQSDFGQNFLKENNLDAAQFDSIVFIEDDKFYTKSSAALKIAKYLDGITSWLTIFMIVPKPLRDVVYSFIAKNRYRWFGKQESCWLPSPELKAKFLD
- a CDS encoding HTTM domain-containing protein, with the translated sequence MFSEYLFRKVDNSPLVIFRIIFGLLIVAECWGAIFTGWVQTNFVEPHITFSFIGFEWTNVFLGQNMIYLYVLMGVLGWFIVFGFAYRFSIIVFSILWSLTYFMQKTSYNNHYYLFMLVSWMMTIIPAHHFFSIDSLIFPKIKRLTMRNWVPTLFIIQLLIVYTFAAFAKIYPDWFNGVFLQMKFHEYGDLLTTKYNLVGLGKVVSSLEFAQVFAWGGFFFDLLIIPAMLMNRTRGIAFKCAVAFHIFNSAVFGIGIFPFFALAMLIFFYDPVKIQEVVFPKKSFMMDRSDDDNLLTTRRVMFSYLMFFYVVWQIYLPVRHYFIPGNVFWTEEGHRMAWRMMLRNKAGEVVVYVSKPDPQKKGKFLKREKVDLTKYLTFKQMSKMAVSPDMMWQFARYVKYDYAKNGVKDVKVFVDAKVSVNGSDYYQFTNPNYNLAYTTWSYFGHQKWIQPTPKELNLSYFE
- a CDS encoding DUF2314 domain-containing protein: MKYTLFAIAFSVLLFSCGNKEDNGVSAYKGLDKQKQEQKDLDSIGKEAQQTFDDFKLALSMKDTTTTNFIVKQMYDIPNATQKEHIWIRDVYSDNDQLKGIVDNVPQYTKLVKHNDTIVIDPTKLSDWMYYKGDKMIGGFTIKYMRSKMTDAQKKEFDKQYKVKFED
- a CDS encoding DUF4844 domain-containing protein, giving the protein MKTISILYFVLFNLSIFSCAQEKTINKDSQKMFTEFTQKDKFNKDESLFYPGLEDKNIQSNLTKEINKLAKTFESIQSSKNPSSDFYLKAIESSLKTIEKYDLDTENRTRVANYIEELMDIVELESSNGLLNNYVYGFDPTKK
- a CDS encoding Tex family protein; translated protein: MNLIQYIHQHLNSISEKSINNTVNCLNEDNTIPFIARYRKEVTGNLDEVQISAIKKLQNQFNEIVSRKEFILKTLEEQNQLNNELQQRIQKSFDLVQLEDLYLPYKKKKKTRATIAKEKGLEPLAKIIMKQNNIPDLDDLAKKYLNEDVTSIEDAFAGVQDIIAEWINENEYVRHRLRDIFKKSALIESKLVKSKIDDEDSAKYSNYFEYEEPLKKIASHRLLAILRGENENFLKVNVSIDKKEAFKFLEYTLIKSIQPEVSWVIEEAIKDAYKRLLAPSISNEVLKEAKQKADEMSINVFSKNLNQLLLAPPLGEKRILAIDPGYKSGCKVVVLDEQGDLLHNENIYPHAPQNEKTQAIKKLKSLVNAYNVDAISIGNGTASRETENLVQNIAFDRPLKVFVVNEAGASVYSASKIARDEFPDKDVTVRGAVYIGRRLQDPLAELVKIEPKSIGVGQYQHDVDQTLLKNELDDVVSFCVNKVGVNLNTASKHLLNYVAGIGEKIAENIVEYRSENGAFNSRKELLKVPRLGEKAFLQASAFLRIPNAKNPLDNSAVHPESYALVEKMAKDLKVDLKDLIQNKELINQLDLTKYITEKVGLPTLEDIKKELEKPGLDPRSTAKVFSFDQRLKKFEDLQLGMKVPGIINNITNFGCFVDIGIKENGLIHISKISNEFISDVNSKVHLSQQIEVTVIGIDTEKRKIQLSLID
- a CDS encoding acyl-CoA thioesterase: MARIKLDFSDKFLFSTIIPVRITDLNYGNHLANDKVLSIIHESRIQFFQHYGYSELDFGGVSVIMGDVAIEYKNQAFYGDELLIEIGVQDFSRVSFDVIYKISTKDKLIAKAKTGIVTFDYKQNKVVEVPQKIKDLFEVV
- a CDS encoding RsmB/NOP family class I SAM-dependent RNA methyltransferase, with amino-acid sequence MKILPYKNLFVGITDTLQQIFFEGKYADKEVERTLKSNKQWGARDRAFIAETVYDLVRWKRLVEGAMSRPLSPDTIWEFVGTWFALDPEQTLPKWEEFQKIYPKEVLKRHHNSSKNIAVAESYPDWMFELGEKSLGNRWLDEVHAMNSQAPTVLRVNSLKTDRKTLQKALKERRIKTKVLSKYQDALELEEKTNIFRTDEFQNGWFEVQDAGSQLIAPYLRVQPGMRVVDACAGAGGKTLHLAALMENKGQIIAMDLYDWKLKELKRRAKRNNVQNVQTKVIEAKTIKRMENSADRLLIDAPCSGMGVLKRNPDAKWKLRPEFIDEILATQEKILADYSKIIKVGGMMVYATCSILPQENEQQVEKFLKNHPNYKMVSDKMHYPSQTNYDGFYMALIERIS
- a CDS encoding OmpA family protein, with product MELKNEEDFEKIEAISLENNYSFNHLLGNLSHIFTFQNNSSENISAKFIYPYQASQNVYELKAFVNDKIFEIQSKSIVDIRKELKNIDASTIFKNQQNNQVLQLDLGKIPANAIIKIQLKVSKIVEENSLNYQVSFPEFIVKRTESFTQIHRWNNQLNGFPKNINSNIHLSGNFPISKIVSDLKFSKENDRNYVSKNSDKKIPTLQYAYTKNELQTGIETFTENGCDYILGTINPGKSNSNFNAPREFLFVLDASGSMMNQPIETTKKFMNQLLPNLNETDKFNVLIYSTKNELVFKESQFSTKENINLALKKINSLNGIGEKLLDEAIEQIQKNPFDKNYKRIIAIISDGAMNLNETVYNSLRNYAKDTQFITLGIGKELDYQAMNFISLATGTLPITVNDPKELNQKTAQFQQAVLNSSIYHLKVQSSQINLNETFPKNFNTYLAQNSVNFVSRDCNRRYPKKIEIIGNQSDQNFTQNFEIKQPNTSEFTEAIKFYWAKQKIDYLLKDEERCGEMCKKDGRYRKEIEKIGTEFNISTPYNLLIQEGNVENYNNDYDTDGDGVMDIEDECPYIKGNRFGNGCPESNLSDKKIGNYVQDYSNYLMETVEFDFDKAEIRAIDYPKLNEVVAIMKRNPSHHFIIEGHTDAVGTESYNFDLSQRRANAVLNYLVEKGLNKNRFSISSKGFSDLKHKECNPASNCIDWKNFENRRVRFRIN